The following proteins are encoded in a genomic region of Cyclonatronum proteinivorum:
- a CDS encoding ABC transporter permease — MKRFAALIAREFRLFFSNNVAVLILFGAPLAYGLFFGFVYYKGVATDLPVAVVDMNSTTTSRMLIDAIDDNQHVAVQRVVPDISMLAHEMLSGEIVAVVSIPERFEQDVLMQRSPALILDVSATNIVNANFAIKGIRTSLETINAGMQIEGLRKQGVPAELASQQFQAFSIQTMNRFNPSLNYLIFLYPGLLATILQQVMLLGLALSFSKEYEEDTFRELTRQTRSPLLILLVKSLPYLFMGWMIWMFCLHVMLYGFGVPMAGSWSVLYGISALFILAVTALGILVSAVIPNQLKATEVLMVIATPAFIISGFTWPLSQMPDWVGWAASVIPLTHFLEALRNIMLAGAGWEHILPEARVLFILTVIPVAAAWIVVRLKVKQALNSESDSN; from the coding sequence ATGAAACGTTTTGCAGCACTCATCGCGCGGGAATTCCGCCTCTTTTTTTCAAATAACGTAGCGGTGCTGATCCTCTTTGGCGCACCGCTGGCTTACGGCCTCTTTTTCGGGTTTGTGTATTATAAAGGCGTAGCCACTGACCTTCCGGTTGCCGTTGTGGATATGAATAGCACCACAACCAGCCGCATGCTTATTGATGCCATTGACGACAATCAGCATGTAGCGGTGCAGCGGGTTGTGCCTGATATCAGCATGCTTGCACACGAAATGCTAAGCGGTGAAATTGTGGCCGTTGTGAGCATTCCCGAACGCTTTGAGCAGGATGTGCTAATGCAGCGAAGTCCCGCACTGATCCTTGATGTGAGTGCAACCAATATCGTTAATGCCAATTTCGCCATTAAGGGCATCCGGACATCCCTGGAAACCATTAATGCCGGTATGCAGATCGAAGGCTTGCGCAAACAGGGGGTTCCGGCGGAACTGGCTTCGCAGCAGTTTCAGGCGTTCAGCATTCAGACCATGAACCGCTTCAATCCCTCGCTGAACTATCTCATTTTCCTGTACCCGGGATTGCTGGCTACTATTCTGCAGCAGGTAATGCTCCTTGGGCTTGCGCTCAGCTTCAGCAAAGAGTATGAAGAAGACACCTTTCGGGAGCTCACCAGGCAAACACGCTCGCCCTTACTGATTCTCCTGGTGAAATCGCTGCCCTATCTGTTTATGGGCTGGATGATCTGGATGTTTTGCCTGCATGTGATGCTTTACGGTTTTGGCGTACCCATGGCGGGCAGCTGGTCCGTGCTCTATGGCATTTCCGCCCTGTTCATCTTGGCCGTAACCGCACTGGGCATTCTGGTAAGCGCAGTCATCCCCAATCAGCTTAAAGCCACGGAAGTACTCATGGTGATTGCAACCCCGGCCTTTATCATCAGCGGATTCACCTGGCCGCTGAGTCAAATGCCGGACTGGGTCGGCTGGGCCGCCTCTGTAATTCCGCTCACGCACTTTCTTGAAGCCCTGCGCAACATCATGCTGGCAGGAGCCGGATGGGAGCACATCCTGCCGGAAGCGCGGGTCCTCTTCATCCTGACCGTCATACCGGTAGCTGCCGCATGGATAGTAGTGCGCTTGAAAGTAAAACAAGCCCTAAATTCGGAATCAGATTCAAATTGA
- a CDS encoding HlyD family secretion protein, with translation MKDLKLLALIGAVSLLLMAVIAWFAIQQRAQPLQPGYPARVVAETLHFTTKVPGRVLEVHAHEGQLMPAGSLLMTLDFPELEAKISQAEGAVGAAQAQYELALNGPSAFDTGRARASLEAAEAQYQLAKRSLDRISALYSDSLIAAQDFDEMQARYQAAAAQKQAAALLFEDLMAGTRQEKISMAQGDLQRTEATLHELRGLYEERFIRTADAVHIESVNLRRGELAPQGYTLISGYLPDQVYIRLSVPESELSHFQEGVSIHGKISANGAEGQFRVLSRRVLPGYAVRSAAFPNSSFEEQWFEIRMRPDTALLEQLPGNGAQVILYPEGEDA, from the coding sequence ATGAAAGACCTTAAACTCTTAGCCCTGATCGGCGCTGTTTCCCTTCTTCTTATGGCTGTCATCGCATGGTTTGCCATTCAGCAGCGTGCACAACCGCTTCAGCCCGGCTATCCCGCGCGTGTGGTTGCCGAAACCCTCCATTTTACAACCAAAGTGCCGGGCCGCGTACTTGAAGTGCATGCACATGAAGGTCAGCTGATGCCTGCCGGAAGTTTGCTGATGACGCTTGACTTCCCTGAACTCGAAGCAAAAATAAGTCAGGCAGAAGGCGCTGTTGGAGCTGCACAGGCCCAATATGAACTGGCGCTGAATGGTCCCTCAGCCTTTGACACCGGCCGGGCACGGGCCTCACTGGAAGCTGCCGAAGCACAGTATCAGCTGGCCAAACGCAGCCTGGACAGGATCTCAGCCCTGTATTCTGATTCGCTCATTGCCGCACAGGATTTCGACGAGATGCAGGCCCGGTATCAGGCCGCAGCAGCACAGAAGCAGGCGGCAGCCCTACTGTTTGAAGACCTCATGGCCGGTACGCGGCAGGAGAAAATCAGCATGGCACAGGGCGATCTGCAGCGGACTGAGGCTACGCTGCATGAATTGCGCGGACTTTATGAAGAACGCTTCATCCGAACAGCTGATGCGGTACATATTGAATCGGTTAACCTGCGCAGGGGGGAGCTCGCCCCACAGGGATATACGCTCATCAGCGGCTACCTGCCGGATCAGGTATATATCCGCTTATCTGTACCGGAATCTGAACTTTCACATTTTCAGGAAGGCGTGAGCATACACGGAAAAATTTCGGCCAATGGTGCGGAAGGTCAGTTCCGGGTACTGAGCCGCAGGGTATTGCCCGGCTATGCGGTACGTTCGGCCGCTTTTCCCAACAGTAGTTTCGAGGAGCAATGGTTTGAAATCCGAATGCGCCCGGATACTGCACTTCTGGAGCAGCTGCCCGGTAACGGCGCGCAGGTCATCCTGTATCCGGAAGGGGAAGACGCATGA
- a CDS encoding TolC family protein: MKSDLFHKTLKVSGVLLRVLCFAVISTEASGQTGTGAGYSPDSGAAVTEASAVNLQEALAAALANYPELAMYRHKTEIAELRRKKAYQTYLPKASLEARYTFLNETIGITLPDIQFEPVPGLIIAPDLPDVQLQSDRYFRASLQVEQVLLTGGEVLYAARAAEQGRIATVHQAEAAKTALIVEVTEAWDRVALIQQSVQVVSDGLARMDFEQERALKAWEEGLIPYYDLTQLRLFRQQLTDQLTELEGALQLTHEQLSLLTGLPVSRFAAVSPSSDAAALLFGEDEELFDSNAEVWQLRPEWQALNASVQAGEELVKARRGAYLPTAYAFFHRELYENDLSLLDPVWAAGAGLRWNIFNRGHTTRELQMAQQQLSISREQRNLAADGLQLQLQQAMIERNVAQRRYETAHEMVAEAEVMLGLAVRRYELGLGDAGERLQAETDYQQAQLRREQAAYALSRARMKVQKASGQLHAAPFLSSSASSNFN; this comes from the coding sequence ATGAAATCAGACTTATTTCACAAAACCCTCAAAGTGAGCGGTGTGCTCTTAAGGGTGCTGTGTTTCGCTGTGATATCAACTGAAGCTTCAGGCCAGACCGGAACCGGAGCGGGGTATAGCCCTGACTCAGGAGCAGCAGTCACAGAAGCATCAGCTGTTAACCTGCAGGAAGCCCTTGCGGCTGCTTTGGCCAATTATCCGGAGCTTGCCATGTACAGGCATAAAACAGAAATAGCGGAGCTCAGGCGCAAAAAGGCGTATCAGACGTATCTGCCAAAAGCAAGTCTTGAAGCCCGTTACACCTTTTTGAATGAAACGATTGGCATTACGCTGCCGGATATCCAATTTGAACCGGTTCCGGGATTAATCATTGCCCCGGACCTGCCTGATGTTCAGCTGCAGTCAGACCGTTACTTTCGGGCAAGTCTGCAGGTGGAGCAGGTGTTGCTTACCGGCGGAGAAGTGCTTTATGCCGCGCGCGCAGCAGAGCAGGGGCGAATAGCGACCGTGCATCAGGCGGAAGCTGCCAAAACAGCTCTGATTGTGGAAGTGACCGAAGCCTGGGATCGCGTTGCGCTCATTCAGCAGTCGGTACAGGTTGTTAGTGACGGGCTTGCCCGGATGGATTTTGAGCAGGAGCGTGCTCTGAAAGCCTGGGAGGAAGGCCTGATTCCCTACTATGACCTCACGCAGCTCCGCCTTTTTCGGCAACAACTTACGGATCAGCTGACTGAACTCGAAGGTGCACTTCAGCTTACACATGAACAGCTAAGTCTACTGACAGGACTGCCGGTATCCCGTTTTGCTGCAGTCAGCCCCTCATCTGATGCGGCAGCGCTGCTGTTCGGTGAAGACGAAGAACTTTTTGACAGCAATGCGGAGGTTTGGCAGCTTCGTCCTGAATGGCAGGCCCTGAATGCTTCGGTGCAGGCCGGAGAAGAGCTCGTAAAAGCACGGCGTGGCGCGTATCTGCCAACGGCTTATGCTTTCTTTCACCGGGAGCTTTACGAAAACGATCTCAGTCTGCTTGATCCGGTCTGGGCCGCAGGAGCGGGGCTGCGTTGGAATATTTTCAACCGTGGCCATACCACCCGTGAGCTTCAAATGGCCCAACAGCAGCTCAGCATCAGCAGAGAACAGCGGAATCTTGCGGCTGACGGCCTGCAGCTGCAGCTTCAGCAAGCGATGATTGAGCGAAATGTTGCACAGCGCCGCTATGAAACTGCTCATGAAATGGTCGCCGAAGCGGAAGTCATGCTGGGTCTGGCTGTTCGGCGCTACGAGCTCGGTCTTGGGGACGCCGGCGAGCGGTTGCAGGCCGAAACCGATTATCAGCAGGCACAGCTCCGGCGTGAACAGGCAGCCTATGCCCTCAGCCGTGCCCGCATGAAGGTTCAAAAAGCAAGCGGTCAGCTTCATGCAGCGCCTTTTTTGAGCTCCTCCGCATCATCCAATTTTAACTGA
- a CDS encoding TetR/AcrR family transcriptional regulator, whose protein sequence is MTYRRTKKMEQRVKDRRRAIIGAAEQLFAEKGYEATTMQHVAKKAGTSIGNMYFYFSNKEELMKSMIDELCDEIWQLTPDYSSFDLLPEEDRSTIEALDDYLRVHAFFSKVSFARSLHRIARHALFREHILRFLESKVRERYNEISDFFEGLDRELALAYHLGGVVNMFERILSGELKRTPHEAGLFLAKSKLHIRALPRAEVTRIMDRLQELIPKITASAV, encoded by the coding sequence ATGACCTACCGACGAACAAAAAAAATGGAACAGCGCGTAAAGGACAGGCGACGTGCCATTATTGGTGCGGCTGAACAGCTGTTCGCCGAAAAGGGCTATGAAGCCACAACCATGCAACATGTAGCCAAAAAGGCCGGGACTTCAATCGGCAATATGTACTTCTACTTTTCCAACAAAGAGGAGCTGATGAAAAGCATGATTGACGAACTTTGTGATGAAATCTGGCAACTTACCCCCGATTACAGCAGTTTTGATCTGCTTCCTGAAGAAGATCGCAGCACTATCGAGGCGCTGGATGATTATCTTCGGGTTCACGCTTTTTTTTCGAAAGTATCTTTCGCCCGAAGTCTGCACCGTATTGCACGGCATGCACTGTTCCGGGAACACATTCTGCGCTTTCTGGAAAGCAAAGTGCGCGAGCGATACAATGAAATCAGTGATTTTTTTGAGGGCCTAGACCGTGAACTTGCCCTTGCCTATCACCTGGGCGGCGTTGTGAATATGTTTGAACGCATACTAAGCGGTGAGCTTAAACGCACGCCACACGAAGCGGGCCTGTTTCTTGCGAAAAGCAAACTCCACATACGCGCCTTACCGCGTGCCGAAGTAACAAGAATCATGGACCGGCTTCAGGAACTCATTCCTAAAATTACCGCTTCTGCTGTCTGA
- a CDS encoding lysophospholipid acyltransferase family protein: MPPTPADKAAAAAARPFIDAIDSRIVPEFFYYVTRFLARRTFRRVWLQNDYGSGKALQNRSTLFIGNHNAWWDALTPLLLNQKLLRQTPRAVMEWEQVDRYPFFRRIGCYSIDRKDPRSALGSLRYGIDWLNNGTARNLWLYPEGKITNPVLPDSPFESGVGWMLPQLDSHVDLVPIIQHHHMMHHPKPDLFLWLGTPLKPDTLGSNKKEITASLQRHITSMKLTLAEKAAPKEPDFRRLV; encoded by the coding sequence ATGCCTCCCACCCCTGCGGATAAAGCTGCTGCAGCTGCAGCACGTCCCTTCATTGATGCCATCGACAGCCGTATTGTACCGGAATTCTTTTATTATGTGACCCGCTTCCTTGCGCGGCGGACTTTCAGACGGGTCTGGCTGCAGAACGACTACGGTTCCGGTAAAGCGCTTCAGAACCGCAGCACCCTTTTCATTGGCAATCACAATGCCTGGTGGGATGCCCTTACGCCGCTGCTGCTGAATCAGAAGCTGCTGCGGCAGACGCCGCGAGCGGTAATGGAGTGGGAACAGGTGGACCGCTACCCTTTTTTCCGGCGCATTGGCTGCTACTCGATTGACCGGAAGGATCCGCGCTCAGCGCTTGGTTCGCTGCGCTACGGCATCGACTGGCTCAACAACGGCACAGCCCGAAATCTGTGGCTCTATCCTGAGGGCAAAATCACGAATCCGGTACTGCCCGACTCCCCGTTCGAGTCAGGTGTAGGATGGATGCTGCCTCAGCTGGATTCGCATGTCGACCTTGTACCCATCATTCAGCATCATCACATGATGCATCACCCGAAACCTGACTTATTTCTCTGGCTCGGTACTCCCTTAAAGCCGGACACGCTGGGTTCAAATAAAAAAGAAATCACAGCGAGTCTTCAGCGTCACATCACAAGCATGAAACTTACCCTTGCTGAAAAAGCTGCACCCAAGGAACCCGATTTTAGGCGCCTTGTGTAG
- a CDS encoding glycosyltransferase, with protein sequence MIFLEGALLTGLFFLLFITFVLVRNRFQFKGIADSDRSEDSELSVAICIPARNEEKVIRACLDLALSQNYRNTQVYVLDDRSTDRTPQILEEFQARYPDTLTIVRGKQRPEGWLGKPYACHQLSEVAREDILIFVDADTWMQPEVVSRVVGAFNRNNIDFITIWPEQRLYTFWEKVVVPLVYYALLGLLPVAYTERKPRWMPAYFHEKYRSLFAAACGQFMAFRAETYRQIDGHEAVKNHIVEDVMLAREVIDHGFRMRMLHGRDAFFCRMYTSERGMFEGFRKNFLAGFDYNIPLFVVMAVMHFVSFLLPLLVLAAAIFLPVSGTAVGISAVMVLLFTLHRIMLASWMRWESSYAFLHVFGVGWFQRLGLITLTDYLMGRSISWKGDDIRHPK encoded by the coding sequence ATGATTTTCCTCGAAGGAGCACTCCTGACCGGACTCTTTTTCCTGCTGTTCATCACTTTTGTTTTAGTCCGAAACCGCTTCCAGTTCAAAGGCATTGCTGATTCGGATCGCTCCGAAGATTCCGAACTTAGCGTTGCTATTTGCATCCCGGCGCGTAACGAAGAAAAGGTTATACGCGCCTGTCTTGATCTGGCACTTAGTCAGAATTACCGCAATACACAGGTGTATGTGTTAGATGACCGCTCAACCGACCGCACGCCACAAATTTTAGAAGAATTCCAGGCACGTTACCCTGATACCCTGACCATCGTGCGCGGGAAACAGCGGCCCGAAGGATGGCTTGGCAAGCCTTACGCCTGCCATCAGCTGAGTGAAGTTGCCCGCGAAGACATTTTGATTTTTGTGGATGCAGACACCTGGATGCAGCCCGAGGTTGTAAGTCGGGTTGTAGGCGCATTCAACCGGAACAACATCGATTTCATCACTATTTGGCCGGAACAGCGACTGTACACGTTTTGGGAAAAGGTTGTAGTGCCGCTCGTGTATTATGCCCTGCTTGGCCTGCTGCCGGTTGCCTACACCGAAAGAAAGCCCCGCTGGATGCCCGCCTACTTTCATGAAAAATACCGAAGCCTTTTCGCTGCTGCCTGCGGGCAGTTCATGGCATTCCGGGCAGAAACGTACCGTCAGATTGATGGTCATGAAGCTGTAAAGAACCATATTGTTGAAGATGTGATGCTGGCCCGCGAAGTAATCGATCATGGTTTTCGCATGCGCATGTTACACGGCCGCGACGCTTTTTTTTGCAGGATGTACACCTCCGAGCGCGGCATGTTCGAAGGATTCCGGAAAAATTTTCTGGCGGGTTTCGATTACAATATTCCCCTTTTTGTGGTCATGGCCGTGATGCATTTCGTGAGCTTCCTGTTGCCGCTGCTGGTGCTGGCCGCGGCGATTTTTCTACCTGTCTCAGGCACAGCGGTCGGTATTTCCGCAGTCATGGTGCTGCTTTTTACCCTGCACCGAATTATGCTTGCCTCATGGATGCGCTGGGAGAGTTCATACGCCTTTTTGCACGTGTTTGGAGTCGGCTGGTTCCAGCGGTTGGGCCTGATAACCCTCACTGACTATCTGATGGGCCGAAGCATCAGCTGGAAAGGAGATGACATCCGGCATCCCAAATAA
- a CDS encoding tyrosine recombinase produces the protein MLDSVISRFVSYLKVERNASPHTITSYKKDLDSFALFLAAYDAQGRENPDAITRFHIRAWMGKLSDDGLSRSSIARKVSCLKSFFKYTLARGYTTQNPAELVSIPRTEKKLPVNLQQDEALEMLTDFPVETDWDAQDKAILELLYATGIRLAELISIDVRDVQTGSHLLRLMGKGARERIVPYGEHAKAALDDWLSRRSRCADPEAPEEDRRALFLSKSGRRIYPVAVQRMVKKHIARVSEISKKSPHVLRHSFATHLLGQGADIRVIKELLGHAALTSTQIYTQTSIDHLKKVHEKAHPRGN, from the coding sequence ATGCTCGATTCTGTCATTTCGCGATTCGTCAGCTATTTAAAGGTTGAGCGCAATGCTTCGCCGCATACGATTACTTCCTACAAAAAAGATCTCGACAGCTTCGCCCTTTTCTTAGCCGCGTATGACGCGCAGGGTCGCGAGAATCCCGACGCCATTACCCGCTTTCACATTCGCGCATGGATGGGCAAGCTAAGCGACGACGGCCTCAGCCGCTCCTCCATTGCCCGGAAGGTTTCCTGCCTCAAATCCTTTTTCAAATACACGCTTGCGCGCGGCTATACCACCCAAAATCCGGCTGAGCTCGTATCCATCCCAAGGACAGAAAAAAAACTACCGGTAAACCTGCAACAGGATGAAGCGCTTGAAATGCTGACCGACTTCCCCGTCGAAACCGACTGGGACGCACAGGATAAGGCCATATTGGAACTGTTGTATGCCACCGGCATCCGGCTGGCAGAGCTGATTTCTATAGATGTTCGGGATGTGCAGACCGGATCGCATTTGCTGCGGCTGATGGGCAAAGGGGCGCGTGAACGCATTGTGCCGTACGGCGAACACGCGAAAGCGGCCCTCGACGACTGGCTCAGCCGCCGCAGCCGCTGTGCTGATCCGGAAGCACCGGAAGAAGACCGACGCGCACTTTTTCTCAGCAAGTCAGGCCGCCGCATCTACCCCGTTGCCGTGCAGCGGATGGTGAAAAAACACATCGCACGCGTTAGCGAAATCAGCAAAAAATCACCGCACGTGCTGCGCCACAGTTTCGCTACCCATTTGCTGGGTCAGGGCGCCGACATCCGGGTGATCAAAGAACTTTTGGGTCATGCAGCGCTCACCTCCACCCAAATCTACACGCAAACGAGCATTGATCACCTCAAAAAAGTGCATGAAAAAGCGCACCCAAGAGGCAATTAA
- the hpf gene encoding ribosome hibernation-promoting factor, HPF/YfiA family, which translates to MNTSFTARHFEASKRLHNYSVEAVQKLTKFYDGILDCDIIVQPTQDHDEPQSAELTVKVKGDLLQASEKAATYEQALGKAIDNMTRQLRKYKDKRSK; encoded by the coding sequence ATGAATACTTCATTCACCGCACGACATTTCGAAGCAAGCAAAAGGCTGCACAATTATTCGGTAGAAGCGGTTCAGAAACTGACCAAATTTTATGACGGAATACTCGACTGTGACATCATCGTGCAACCCACACAGGATCACGACGAACCCCAATCAGCTGAACTTACGGTTAAAGTTAAAGGGGATTTACTTCAGGCCAGCGAAAAGGCCGCTACCTACGAGCAGGCTTTGGGTAAAGCCATCGACAACATGACGCGTCAGCTCCGCAAATACAAGGACAAGCGGTCGAAGTAA
- the hprK gene encoding HPr(Ser) kinase/phosphatase gives MPFGSNPIVPKTRRISVEYLVSQLREKIRLQVQACASAAACMQRYLTEADLHRPGLALTGYTHLFAWKRVQILGNTECEYLENLDASARLTAFGNLTQFEIPVMFVTHGNELPPELLQMAEDAGIPVFTTHTETVKFMYLLRDFLEDQFALQTIVHGAMVDVYGIGILITGKAGIGKSEVALDLVERGHRLVADDVVTLTKKNNVLMSAATDINKHFMEVRGLGIIDIMSMFGIRAVRYQKRLEVLLELYLWDELTEVDRTGLERKREAILDVEVPVIQLPITPGKNITVIAEVIAMNYLLNNYGYDAARAFQERIKTRIAQKQRTGQTGPNRAVNYFEGDIE, from the coding sequence ATGCCCTTTGGCAGCAATCCCATCGTCCCCAAAACACGGCGTATTTCCGTCGAATATCTGGTCTCGCAGCTTCGCGAAAAAATCCGGCTGCAGGTTCAGGCCTGCGCCTCGGCAGCGGCCTGTATGCAGCGCTACCTCACGGAAGCCGACCTGCACCGCCCCGGACTCGCCCTTACCGGCTACACACACCTGTTTGCCTGGAAACGGGTTCAGATTCTGGGTAATACCGAATGTGAGTATCTCGAAAACCTCGACGCATCAGCACGGCTTACCGCTTTCGGCAACCTCACACAGTTTGAAATTCCGGTGATGTTTGTTACGCACGGCAACGAACTCCCGCCCGAGCTCCTCCAAATGGCAGAAGACGCCGGCATCCCCGTGTTTACGACGCACACGGAAACCGTCAAATTCATGTACCTGCTGCGGGATTTTCTCGAAGATCAGTTCGCCCTGCAAACCATCGTGCACGGCGCCATGGTTGATGTGTACGGCATTGGCATCCTGATTACCGGCAAAGCGGGCATCGGAAAAAGCGAAGTCGCGCTCGACCTTGTAGAGCGTGGTCACCGGCTCGTAGCCGACGATGTGGTCACCCTCACCAAAAAAAACAACGTCCTCATGTCGGCGGCGACCGACATCAACAAGCACTTTATGGAAGTCCGCGGCCTTGGCATCATCGATATCATGAGCATGTTCGGCATACGCGCCGTGCGCTATCAGAAGCGCCTCGAAGTACTGCTCGAGCTCTACCTGTGGGATGAGCTCACCGAAGTGGACCGCACCGGACTCGAGCGCAAGCGGGAAGCCATACTCGATGTGGAAGTGCCCGTCATTCAGCTACCCATCACGCCCGGCAAGAACATCACAGTAATCGCGGAAGTCATTGCCATGAACTACCTGCTCAACAACTACGGCTACGACGCCGCACGCGCATTTCAGGAGCGTATCAAAACCCGCATCGCCCAAAAACAGCGCACCGGACAAACCGGACCCAACCGCGCCGTCAATTATTTTGAAGGTGATATCGAGTAA
- a CDS encoding sodium:solute symporter family protein, with protein sequence MILSPLDWVIVGIFFMVLLSIGYAASFRAGTNTTNFFLSGRNMPWWLLGVSMVATTFSADTPNLVTDIVRSEGVAGNWLWWAFLLTGMLTVFVYAKLWNRSQVMTDLEFYELRYSGKMAAFLRGFRALYLGFFFNVMVIASVSLAFIKIAAVMLGLQPGVALIIASVIVVFYSSLGGLKSILWTDLFQFSFAMFGAVIAAVYILGSPEVGGLSNLLAHPNVSDKLSLVPSISQPELFVSIFLIPIAVQWWAVWYPGAEPGGGGYVAQRMLAAKSESHAVGATLLFNFFHYALRPWPWIIVGLASLVVFPDIASMVERYPDVPVQYIQNDFAYPAMLREFLPAGLLGLVVASLIAAYMSTTASQLNWGSSYLVNDFYGRFYKPEATETEKVSFGRFSTVALMVASVLLALVLQNALQAFQYILMIGAGTGLIYILRWFWWRINAWSEISAMIAAGTFSMMFILIENFAMLRLEGGLVDVFGFQTSMSYWNVIKLVGTVALTSATWIVVTLLTSPVDDATLRSFYTRIRPGGPGWRAVVDQAQKEGVTLTKEQDLRWDVPTGILCMILGTTMIYSLLFMTGNLLYANWGTAILLGGTAATSGYLLTRYWSKLRMS encoded by the coding sequence TTGATTCTCTCACCGCTTGACTGGGTCATTGTCGGCATCTTTTTTATGGTGCTGCTCAGCATCGGCTACGCCGCCTCTTTCCGCGCCGGAACCAACACGACCAACTTCTTCCTTTCCGGACGCAACATGCCCTGGTGGCTGCTCGGCGTTTCGATGGTCGCGACGACCTTCTCGGCGGATACGCCCAACCTGGTGACCGACATCGTGCGCAGCGAAGGCGTGGCGGGCAACTGGCTGTGGTGGGCCTTTCTGCTTACCGGCATGCTCACGGTTTTTGTCTATGCCAAACTCTGGAACCGCTCGCAGGTGATGACCGACCTCGAGTTTTACGAGCTGCGCTATTCCGGGAAGATGGCCGCTTTCCTGCGCGGTTTCAGGGCGCTGTACCTCGGTTTTTTCTTTAATGTGATGGTTATTGCGAGCGTATCCCTGGCCTTCATCAAGATTGCCGCGGTCATGCTCGGCCTGCAGCCGGGTGTCGCGCTCATCATTGCTTCGGTCATCGTCGTATTTTACAGCAGTCTCGGCGGACTCAAATCCATCCTCTGGACCGACCTCTTTCAATTTTCCTTCGCCATGTTCGGGGCGGTCATTGCCGCGGTGTATATTCTCGGTTCGCCGGAAGTCGGCGGCCTCTCCAACTTGCTGGCACACCCGAATGTGTCGGATAAACTCAGCCTGGTGCCGAGCATTTCGCAGCCCGAACTTTTTGTGAGCATCTTCCTGATTCCGATCGCCGTGCAGTGGTGGGCGGTTTGGTACCCCGGCGCGGAACCCGGCGGCGGCGGCTACGTGGCCCAGCGGATGCTCGCCGCGAAGAGCGAATCCCACGCCGTTGGCGCGACCCTGCTCTTCAATTTCTTCCACTACGCGCTGCGTCCGTGGCCGTGGATTATCGTCGGACTCGCCTCCCTCGTCGTTTTCCCGGACATTGCGAGCATGGTCGAACGCTACCCCGACGTGCCCGTGCAGTACATCCAAAACGACTTCGCTTACCCGGCCATGCTGCGCGAATTCCTGCCCGCAGGCCTGCTCGGCCTCGTGGTCGCCTCGCTGATTGCGGCCTACATGTCCACGACCGCCTCACAGCTCAACTGGGGCTCCTCCTACCTCGTGAACGACTTCTACGGACGCTTCTACAAGCCCGAAGCCACCGAAACTGAGAAAGTCAGCTTTGGCCGCTTCTCCACCGTCGCCCTCATGGTCGCCTCCGTGCTGCTCGCACTTGTGCTCCAAAACGCGCTTCAGGCCTTTCAGTACATCCTCATGATCGGCGCCGGAACCGGCCTGATTTACATCCTGCGCTGGTTTTGGTGGCGCATCAACGCCTGGTCTGAAATCTCTGCCATGATCGCCGCAGGCACCTTTTCCATGATGTTCATCCTCATCGAAAACTTCGCCATGCTCCGCCTCGAAGGCGGCCTCGTGGATGTCTTCGGCTTCCAGACCAGCATGAGCTACTGGAACGTCATCAAACTCGTCGGCACGGTCGCCCTTACTTCTGCGACATGGATCGTCGTCACCCTGCTCACCTCCCCGGTCGATGACGCCACCCTGCGCAGCTTCTACACCCGCATCCGTCCCGGCGGACCCGGCTGGCGAGCCGTCGTAGATCAGGCCCAAAAAGAAGGCGTCACCCTCACCAAAGAGCAGGACCTCCGCTGGGATGTCCCCACCGGCATCCTCTGCATGATCCTCGGCACCACCATGATCTACAGCCTGCTCTTCATGACCGGCAACCTCCTCTACGCCAACTGGGGCACTGCGATCCTCCTCGGAGGCACCGCCGCCACCTCCGGCTACCTCCTCACCCGCTACTGGAGCAAACTCCGCATGTCCTGA